The stretch of DNA CGCCCTCCCTTccgcccgcgccccgcccccTGACCAATCGGCGCGCAGCCGCGCCGTCGCCGGGGCGACGCCGATcccgcccccttccccctccctccttcccctcccggtCTCCGGGCGGGGCGGGACTTCCGGTCCGGCCGCTGGCCAATGAGGGCGCGGCGAGGGCGCCAGCGGCCAAtggggggccgggcggcgggcgaGGCGGAAGCGCGGCGGCGGGGTCAGAGGGCGCCGCTGTTGATGTTGACAcgggcccggcggcggcagcgTCCCCGCTCCGCGGCCCGACAGTTCCGGCCTCGCCGCCGCGCCCGCGGGGGGGCCTGGCCCgggcccccccggctccccggggcCCGCGGGTAGCAGCGGGCTCTTCCCGgggcccgccgcggcccggccgggcctcccggtcccgtcccgtccccccccccccttcccccatgcGCGCCCCGCCATGACGATCCTCCCGAAGAAGAAGCCGGTGCCGGCGCCCGACGGTGACGCCGACTCGGGCCCGGACGCCGGCCCCGATCGCGGCGCGGACTCCGGTCCCGATCGCGGCCCCGGCGGCGTCGGCGAATCCGTCGGTCCCGGTGGCGTCGGGGGCCCGCGGCCCAGGGCTtcgcccccgccgccgctgcggggCTGGGCCGGGTTACCGGCCGCCGGCTCGCCCCCCCCTACCGGCCCCGGCGGTCCCGGTGGCGGCGGCCCCGGTTCGGCGGACGGTCCCGGGTCGTTGCTGGGCCTGGAGGCGGCGGCGCTGGGGTTGCCCGAGCCCCGCGGGCCTGGAGGAGGTGGCGGCGGAGCCGGTCCCGGCCACAGCAAGAGGCgacggcgcggcggggccgggcccagcGGCGGCCCCGGTGGCGGCGGTCCCGGTTGCGGTGGccccggtgggatggggctggggctggggttgggtcCCGGTGGCAGCCCCGGCCCCGACGAGGCGGGAGGCGGCTACAACAGCGAGGATGAGTACGAAGCCGGGCGTGTGGAGATGGACCCGGCCACGGCCGAGCAGGTACGGGGACCGGAGGGGCcgggaaccggggggggggggccgggaaccggggccggggcggggggcggggctgggggaactggggaccgggggggggatCGGAGGAactggggacctggggggggacgACTGGAGGAACTTGGGACCCGGGGCCACTTGGGGGGGGACCGGGGACaggggtgtgttggggggggaGCTGGAGGAAATGGGAACCGGGAGGGGGGGGATCTGGAGGCACCGAGaccgggaggggggggtggaGCTGGAGGAACTGGGGACCCGTGGCCACTAGTTTCCGGGGGGGGTTGGTggaactgggggcactgggcccggggaggggggggggggggattggggtgtCTGGGACCAGGGCAAGAGGGGGTGGCAGGACTGGGGGATACCGGGACAGGGGGACCAGAGTGACTGGGGGGACCTGAGAGGCCTCAGAGGGGGGTTTAGGGCCCCCCCCCGGTGTCcagtgttgtgtgtgtgtgtgtcccccatcgaTACTCGTCCCCGCTGCATGTCCATCTCACATGTCCCCACAAGTGCGTGTCCTTGTGTCACACGAGGACCCCCGCGTTCCTCCCCACATAGCCTAGGGGTCCCCTTGTgggcccccccccttcccgcatCCCTTGTGTGTCCGTCccatcgtcccccccccccacccccgggggtgCGGTGGGTGCCGGCGCTGAGCCCGGCTGTGTTTCCAGCAGGAGCACCGGTTCGAGAAGGCGCTGCGGGAGAAGAAAGGCTTCATCATCAAGAGGATGAAGGAGGACGGTGCCTGCCTCTTCCGGGCCGTGGgtgagcccccccctccccccccccacctcctcccctgcaccccaggTGGCTGTGGATGGGGGGggctgacaccccccacccccccccctcccccttttcctcctggCTGTCCCTTTCTGTTCCCCCTCCCCGGCTGCCACCAGCTGACCAAGTGTATGGAGACCAGGACATGCACGAGGTGGTGCGGAAGCACTGCATGGACTATCtggtgaggcactgggaggggactggggggcactgggaggtgaCTTGGGGGGGCGATGGAaagggaggggccggggggggcacaAGGATATGCCGTGAGCTGCTGGAGGGGGGACTGGGAAGTACTGAGATGTGTCGGGAGGCACTGGGGCGTACTCAGAGGGACTGGAGCAGactgggagggtgctgggagcactggggtggggggctcttcccccaccctccccatcgTCCCCTGGTGTTTCTTGAggttcccagtgtccccagggctccccagtcGCCCACGGGGCTCCCCCCACTCCATGTCCTCGGCGTCCCTTGGGGCAGCCCCACGGTGTCCCTGTGCCCCAtgtccgtctgtcccccccccgtgccccccccccgccccggtccctggctgctgctgcgacgtcccccgatgtccccagaTGAAAAACGCCGACTACTTCTCCAACTACGTGACGGAGGATTTCACCACCTACATCAACCGCAAGCGCAAGAGCACGTGCCACGGGAACCACATCGAGATGCAGGCCATGGCCGAGATGTACAACCGCCCCGTCGAGGTCTACCAGTACGGCACCGGTGCGTCACCCCCCCCGGGGGCACGGGGACAACAGGAAAGGGGTCCCTGAAGTGCTAcggtggggggggagggtccCTAAGGAACTGGGAAGGGTTCCCACGGTGCTGTGGGGGTGtccttgtggtttttttagagTTCCtcgtagtggtggtggtgggtctaAGCGGATGTCCTGGAGGTCCCAAAGGTGCCCTGTGGTCCCCAAGGCATGTTAGGGGTCTCCGGGGTCCCTGAGGGACTCCCAGGGTGGTTATATGGGGTCCCCGAGGTGCTGGTGGTGTCCCTGTGGTCTCCAGAGCATGTTAGGGGTCTCTGGGGTCCCCGAGGTGCCAGGGGGAGAGGTGTCTCTGTGGTCCCCAAGGCACCTTAGGGATCTCTGGGGTCCCTGAGGGACCTTTAGGAGGGTGAAGTGGGGTCCCCAGGTGCTGGGGGTGTCTCTGGGGTCCCCGGGGTGCCATGGAGGGAGGTTTCTGTGGTCCCCAAAGTGCTGTAGGGGGTTCTGCAGTTCCTGTGGGTTCCTCCACGGTGATGATAGGGCGTCCATGGGTGGCAAGGGGGTCCCtgggtgctgttggggggctcCTGTGAGGTGACCTGGGGGTGGTCCCTGGGTGCTTACTAAAGGGATCCCCGCAtgtctggggggtgggggtggtccCAGCAGATCCCTGGGTGGTGTCGGGGAGGGTTCCCCACCTACCTGGGGGGGTGCCACCCTGCTGACGGGGTCCCCGCAGAGCCCATCAACACGTTCCACGGGATCCAGCACAACGAGGACGAGCCCATCCGGGTCAGCTACCACCGCAACATCCACTACAACTCCGTCGTCAACCCCAACAAGGCCACTAtcggcgtggggctggggctgccctcctTCAAACCGGgggtcagtggggctgggggcggggggggggggggggctggggtgaCCTGAGACCCCAGTTGCCGTGGGGTTAGGAGGGGAGCATTGGGGGACCCCcattgccgtggggctggggctcagtggggctgggggagattgGGGGACTCCCATTGCTGGAGGGTGGGGCCTGGGGTAGCCTGAGACCCCcattgccgtggggctgggggagattgGGGGACCCCCACTGtcgtggagctggggctgccctccTTCAAACCAGGgatcagtggggctggggggggccctggggtggtcCGAGACCCCcattgccgtggggctgggggagattgGGGGACCCCCATTGCCGTGGGGTGGGGGTGCTCTCCTTCTGCCCAGGGGATCCCTGTgggtcctggggacaccccctgggcctccccctccttccctgtgTGGGTGGGGCAATGAAGGGGGCGTGGCCCTTAGCCCCACCCCAGCAGCCTTTTTTTGCTGAGGGGGTGTGGCTAAATGTGGCTCcacctccccgggggggggcctgTTTGTGGGGGCGGAGCCTCCCTCCCTGGGGGTGTGGTTTATTGGGGGCATGTCTGAGTGTGGCTCCACCCCGATGGAATCCAGGGGCGTGGCTCTGTGCTTGGGGGGGCATGGCCTAGTGTGGCTCCGCCCCCTGTTCTTAGTTTGGACTGGGGAGATGTGTGCCCAAGGGAGGGGGTGGAGCCTTGGGGGGCGTGGCCTATGGGATGGGCATGTCTGAGCGTAACCACACCCCCAGCTGGAATCCAGGGGTGTGGCCTAGTGTGGCTCCGCCCCCTGTTCTTAGCTTGGATTGGGGAGGTGTGTGCCCattggggagggttggggggcgTGGCCTGTGGAGCAGGCGTGTCTGAATGTGGCCCCGCCCTGAGCTGGATCCCAGGGGGTGTGGCCTAGCATGGCTCCGCCTCCTGCTCTTAGCTTGGACTGAGGAGGTGTGGGCCCAATGGGTGGGTGGGTTGAATCTTAAGGGGGTGTGGTCTGTGGGGTGGGCGTGTCTGAGTGTAACCACGCCCCCAGCTGAATCCTATGGGGTGTGGCCTAGCATGGCTCCGCCTCCTGCTCTTAGCTTGGACTGAGGTGTGGGCCCAAGGGGGGGGTGGGAGTAGAGTCTTAAGGGGGTGTGGCCTGCGGGGTGGGCGTGTCCAATATtggcctcgcccccccccccccccccccagctggcagAGCAGTCATTGATGAAAAGCGCCATCAAGACCTCGGAGGAGTCCTGGATCGAGCAGCAGATGCTGGAGGACAAGAAGCGGGCGACCGACTGGGAGGCCACCAATGAGGCCATCGAGGAGCAGGTGGCCCGCGAGTCCTACCTCCAGTGGCTGCGCGACCAGGAGAAGCAGGCCCGGCAGGTGGGGGTGTCCCGccatccccctcccaccccactgtCCCCCTCCCGGGGCCAGCggtggatggggacaggggggtgacAACCCCTTCTCCCGTGTCCCCGCAGCCCCGCAAGGCCAGCGCCACGTGCAGCTCggccacggcggcggcggccagcgGGCTGGAGGAATGGAGCGGGCGctcgccccggccccgcagcgccGCCCCCTCGCCCGAGCACCCCGGCCTGCACCCCGAGGCGCCCGGCCCCAAGCCCCCCTCGCCCGGCGCACCCCCCGCTGGCAAGCCCCCCTCGCCCTGCGCCCCAGGTGGGTGCTCCTGGGGGTtaaaggggggggaggggtgggggggtggacaCACGCAAACTGGGTGTTGTGGGGTGAactgggtgcggggggggtgaTAGGGACCCCAAACTTTGTGCTGTGTGGTACTGGGGGATCCAAACTGGGTGCtccagggtgctgggggaggacgACTGGGCGTTAAAGGGAGTTGAGGGCCCCCAAACTGGGAGTTATGGGGTGCTGGAGGATCCAAATCCAGTGCTGGGGGGGTCAGGGAGCCCCAAACTGGTTCTTaaggggttcggggggggggggagggagccccAGCTAAGTGTTGGGGGTTATTGGGCCCCCCGCTAAtgtgcctgtgtgtgtccccccccagggaccagcagccagctgggggcgggagggggccgggccACCCCCCCGCTGGTGTCCCTGTACCCCGCTCTGGAGTGCCGCGCCATCATGCAGCAGATGTCCCCCACTGCCttcggtgaggggggggggggggatgggggtggggattgggggggtggtggtaaaTTTTGAGGGGGGTGTTTTGGGAGGTGGAATCCTGGGTTTGAGGAATGTCAGGTCGTGATTTTGGGGTTGGGGGAGGAATGTTGAGTTTTGGGGTCAGTGGtctggatctgggggggggggggggggggggggaaggatttcCATTGTGGgttgctggggggaggggggggggatctgTCCTGTTTTGGTATAATTTGGGgccgggagggtgggggggaggcatGAAAAATTCTATTATTTAGGGAGGGGAGCCCCAGAAATTtcattttggggggtgggggtggggggtgtgtgcagcccagctctggcctccaccACATCGGggcttgagggggggggggggatctgtggggtcACGCGCCTCCTCCTTTTAAACTCCaatctcccttccccccctcccccccccccccgatttttGGGgatccccctcctgcccccccctaGGCCTGAACGACTGGGAGGACGACGAGATCCTGGCGTCGGTGCTGGCCGTCTCGCAGCAGGAGTACCTGGAGACCATGAAGACCTCCCGCCACAGAGACCCCGCCGCCGACAAGAGTTGATATTGAACCCCCGGActgcgcccccctccccccccccccaagtcccgtCCGttccccccgtccctcccctgtccccccaaaagacaaacacaccacacccccctcctttccccccccccccgccccccccaaaacaactccTTCCAGGGACCTCTAGGTGCATGGCGGCCCAggattttgggggaggaggggggtgggggtgggtggtgtgtgtgtgtgtgtgtgtgtgttttattttggggaacaccaaacccctccccccccccgcccaccaccaccacctttccccgctttgggggggacacagcgcTGGACGCCGCGGGACAAACGTCGGCGatttttggggaagggggggggggggagaaggggggggggagaagacacacaccccctccccccaccataATTACAGCTGGAAGGAAGAggtggggcgggcagggggaattggggggggggggaggggggggggcggggagggggggggggagggtagatggggggggtgtgtgttcctATTTTTTTGTAGGATCCCCCCCTTTCTTTCACGGTGCGATTTTGCTGTTGGAGGAGGGGCAtcacccctctctgccccccctcaccccctcccggagcatttccccccccccctccccagcaccccagggcggggggggggtgtggggggggggctggggggtgctgctgccccccccctccataCTCCCCCCCCATGCCCTGTTATTAAACTGatgcccagcagccccccggccccGTCTCTTCATGGAGGGGGGGCTCATCGCCCCCTTTTACCCACCTCCCCCACTTCAGGGCAGGAGTGGGGGGGGACGTCCCCAGGCCAgtctgggggggggctgtgtgctTTGTGGGGGATGCTGGCTCCTTCCAGGGCCGTTTTGGAGGGCTTAAAacccctttggggggggggggggggtagagcTGCTTTGTGGAGCTGCCCTTTACGCCTGGGGGTgtttggtgggggggggcaaagttcttggggggggggcggatcgGGGTATATCGCGACAAAGCGGTGCTGGAAGCACCCCGTAAGGTGCGGGCGCTAGGGACCTGCGCGGCTCCGTCTCTATGGCGACGGGTGGGCGGGGACAATGGCCCGGGCGGCGTTTCCTATTGGCCGATGGGCGGTGTCGGGGGGGAGTGGGGCCCCACCCCGCTGGTCAAGGGGGAGGGGGCGGCGCATGCGCAGAGCGGGGGGGCGCGCGGCATGGAGCtgcgcgggggggcggcggcggcgggcgcgagGAGCGGTGAGGGGAAAGGCGGGAaagcggcggcggtggggggggggggctgtgaggggaaaACGGGTGGTATCTGCCTAGGGACCCTCGAGGGGGACCGGGGGAGGAGGTTTGTGAGGGAAAAGTGGGCGTCCCGGGTCTAGGGGGGTGG from Numenius arquata unplaced genomic scaffold, bNumArq3.hap1.1 HAP1_SCAFFOLD_541, whole genome shotgun sequence encodes:
- the OTUD5 gene encoding OTU domain-containing protein 5 isoform X2, encoding MDPATAEQQEHRFEKALREKKGFIIKRMKEDGACLFRAVADQVYGDQDMHEVVRKHCMDYLMKNADYFSNYVTEDFTTYINRKRKSTCHGNHIEMQAMAEMYNRPVEVYQYGTEPINTFHGIQHNEDEPIRVSYHRNIHYNSVVNPNKATIGVGLGLPSFKPGLAEQSLMKSAIKTSEESWIEQQMLEDKKRATDWEATNEAIEEQVARESYLQWLRDQEKQARGVTTPSPVSPQPRKASATCSSATAAAASGLEEWSGRSPRPRSAAPSPEHPGLHPEAPGPKPPSPGAPPAGKPPSPCAPGTSSQLGAGGGRATPPLVSLYPALECRAIMQQMSPTAFGLNDWEDDEILASVLAVSQQEYLETMKTSRHRDPAADKS
- the OTUD5 gene encoding OTU domain-containing protein 5 isoform X1, translated to MDPATAEQEHRFEKALREKKGFIIKRMKEDGACLFRAVADQVYGDQDMHEVVRKHCMDYLMKNADYFSNYVTEDFTTYINRKRKSTCHGNHIEMQAMAEMYNRPVEVYQYGTEPINTFHGIQHNEDEPIRVSYHRNIHYNSVVNPNKATIGVGLGLPSFKPGLAEQSLMKSAIKTSEESWIEQQMLEDKKRATDWEATNEAIEEQVARESYLQWLRDQEKQARGVTTPSPVSPQPRKASATCSSATAAAASGLEEWSGRSPRPRSAAPSPEHPGLHPEAPGPKPPSPGAPPAGKPPSPCAPGTSSQLGAGGGRATPPLVSLYPALECRAIMQQMSPTAFGLNDWEDDEILASVLAVSQQEYLETMKTSRHRDPAADKS